A region of Staphylococcus sp. IVB6181 DNA encodes the following proteins:
- the map gene encoding type I methionyl aminopeptidase has protein sequence MIVKTEEELQGLKEIGYICALVRDTMQAATKPGVTTKELDDIAKDLFEEHGALSAPIHDENFPGQTCISVNEEVAHGIPGKRKIREGDLVNIDVSALKNGLYADTGISFVVGEPSDPMKQKVCEVAEEAFDNAMKKVKPGSKLSQIGKAVHATARKNDLKVIRNLTGHGVGSSLHEAPNYVLNYFDPKDKTLLKEGLVLAVEPFISSNATFVTEGKNDWAFETSDKSYVAQIEHTVIVTKDGPLLTTKIDKTEA, from the coding sequence ATGATTGTAAAAACAGAAGAAGAACTACAAGGATTAAAAGAAATAGGCTACATCTGTGCATTAGTCAGAGATACAATGCAAGCCGCAACTAAACCAGGTGTCACTACAAAAGAATTAGATGACATCGCAAAAGATTTATTTGAAGAACATGGTGCTTTATCAGCACCTATCCATGATGAAAACTTCCCAGGACAAACATGTATCAGTGTTAACGAAGAAGTAGCACATGGTATTCCAGGAAAACGCAAAATCCGTGAAGGGGACTTAGTAAATATCGATGTCTCTGCATTGAAAAACGGCTTATATGCGGATACTGGTATTTCATTTGTAGTTGGGGAACCAAGCGATCCGATGAAACAAAAAGTATGCGAAGTGGCAGAAGAAGCATTTGATAATGCGATGAAAAAAGTAAAACCAGGCAGCAAGTTAAGCCAAATCGGCAAAGCAGTTCATGCGACTGCACGCAAAAATGATTTGAAAGTCATCCGCAACTTAACAGGCCATGGTGTCGGCAGTTCATTACATGAAGCACCGAACTATGTCTTGAACTACTTTGACCCCAAAGACAAAACATTGCTTAAAGAAGGTTTAGTCTTAGCCGTTGAACCATTCATTTCTTCAAACGCAACATTTGTGACAGAAGGTAAAAATGATTGGGCATTTGAAACAAGCGATAAAAGTTATGTGGCACAAATCGAACACACAGTGATTGTGACGAAAGACGGCCCATTGCTTACTACTAAAATCGACAAAACTGAAGCATAG
- the liaF gene encoding cell wall-active antibiotics response protein LiaF, whose amino-acid sequence MTNKYISTEMLIIFTALMIIANFYYIFFEKIGFLLVLLLGTILIYVGYLYFHKIRGLLAFWIGVLMVAFTLLSNKYTIIILFIFLVFIIIRYIVFKFKPMKIFATDEDVTSPQFIKQKWFGNQRTPVYVYKWEDLQIQHGIGDVHIDLTKAANIKENNTIVIRHFIGRIQIIVPMNYNINLHAAAFYGNATVNQETVKIENNHIQLKEETKEENYNINIYTSTFIGDVEVVYR is encoded by the coding sequence ATGACAAATAAATATATTTCAACAGAAATGTTGATTATCTTTACCGCATTAATGATTATTGCCAATTTTTATTATATCTTTTTTGAAAAAATAGGCTTCCTGCTCGTTCTGTTATTAGGGACGATATTAATCTATGTCGGCTATCTGTACTTCCATAAAATCAGAGGGCTGTTAGCCTTTTGGATAGGGGTACTGATGGTCGCATTTACGCTGCTTTCAAACAAATATACGATTATTATCTTGTTTATTTTCTTAGTATTCATCATTATTCGCTATATCGTATTCAAGTTTAAGCCGATGAAAATTTTCGCAACGGACGAAGATGTGACGTCCCCGCAATTTATCAAACAGAAGTGGTTCGGCAACCAAAGAACACCTGTTTATGTGTATAAGTGGGAAGACTTGCAGATTCAGCATGGTATCGGCGATGTGCACATTGATTTAACGAAAGCCGCAAATATCAAAGAAAATAATACGATTGTGATTCGACATTTCATCGGAAGAATCCAAATTATTGTACCGATGAATTATAATATCAATCTGCATGCAGCTGCCTTTTACGGGAATGCAACGGTGAATCAAGAAACAGTAAAAATTGAAAACAATCATATCCAGTTGAAAGAAGAGACTAAAGAAGAAAACTATAATATTAATATTTATACTTCTACCTTTATCGGAGATGTTGAGGTGGTTTATAGATGA
- a CDS encoding sensor histidine kinase: protein MNHYIRAIGSMLILIYSILAIFFFIDKVFVNIIYFQGMFYTQIFGIPVFLFLNILVILMSIIVGSVLAYKVNEQNDWIKEQIEHSIEGEVVGINDQNIELYQETLDIYHTLVPLNQELHRLRIKTQDLTNETYNLNDVKVKKIIEDERQRLARELHDSVSQQLFAASMMLSAIKESPLEPPLDQQIPTLEKMVQDSQLEMRALLLHLRPLGLKDRSLGEGIKDLVVDLQKKVPMKVVYDIEDFEVPKGIEDHLFRITQEGISNTLRHAEGTKLTIDLFNKDDYLLLRIQDDGKGFDVDEKMEKSYGLKNMRERALEIGATLHIVSLPGAGTRIEVKAPLNKEENDGD from the coding sequence ATGAACCACTATATCAGAGCGATCGGCTCGATGCTGATACTGATTTACAGTATTTTAGCGATATTCTTTTTTATCGATAAAGTATTTGTTAATATTATTTACTTTCAAGGTATGTTTTATACGCAGATCTTCGGCATTCCGGTGTTCTTATTCTTAAATATCTTAGTGATATTAATGAGTATCATCGTAGGGTCTGTACTTGCGTATAAAGTGAATGAACAAAATGATTGGATCAAAGAACAAATCGAGCATTCGATTGAAGGGGAAGTCGTAGGAATCAACGATCAAAATATCGAGTTGTACCAAGAGACACTGGATATTTATCATACGCTTGTACCCTTGAATCAAGAATTGCATCGTTTACGTATTAAAACTCAAGATTTAACAAATGAAACGTATAATCTTAATGATGTAAAGGTAAAGAAAATTATTGAAGACGAAAGACAACGCCTCGCCAGAGAGCTGCACGACTCTGTCAGCCAGCAATTGTTTGCGGCGAGTATGATGTTGTCCGCAATTAAGGAATCACCCCTAGAACCGCCTTTAGACCAGCAAATCCCGACACTTGAAAAGATGGTCCAAGACTCGCAATTAGAAATGCGTGCTTTATTATTGCATCTGAGACCGTTAGGGTTAAAAGATCGTTCGCTCGGCGAAGGTATCAAAGACCTTGTTGTAGACTTGCAGAAGAAAGTGCCTATGAAAGTGGTCTATGACATCGAAGACTTTGAAGTTCCAAAAGGAATTGAAGATCATTTATTCAGAATTACACAAGAAGGTATTTCTAATACCTTGCGTCATGCTGAAGGTACTAAGCTGACAATTGATTTATTTAATAAAGATGATTATCTGTTATTGCGTATTCAAGATGATGGCAAAGGCTTTGACGTAGATGAAAAAATGGAAAAAAGCTACGGCTTAAAGAATATGCGAGAACGTGCGTTAGAAATCGGGGCAACACTGCATATTGTTTCATTGCCTGGTGCAGGGACAAGAATAGAAGTGAAGGCTCCATTGAATAAGGAGGAAAATGATGGCGATTAA
- a CDS encoding response regulator transcription factor translates to MAIKVLFVDDHEMVRIGISSYLSTQPDIEVVGEGKSGKEAIEKAHELKPDLILMDLLMDDMDGVEATMQIKKDLPQIKVLMLTSYIEDNEVYRALDAGVDSYILKTTSASDIAEAIRKTQRNEAVFEAEVLVKMRNRMNQRAELYELLTDREMEILLLIAKGYSNQEIASASHITIKTVKTHVSNILSKLEVQDRTQAVIYAFQHDLIQ, encoded by the coding sequence ATGGCGATTAAAGTATTATTTGTCGATGACCATGAAATGGTCAGAATCGGCATTTCAAGTTATTTATCTACGCAACCTGACATTGAGGTCGTCGGTGAAGGCAAATCCGGGAAAGAAGCAATTGAAAAGGCGCATGAATTAAAGCCTGATTTGATTTTAATGGATTTATTAATGGATGATATGGACGGCGTAGAAGCAACAATGCAAATCAAGAAAGACTTGCCGCAAATCAAAGTGCTGATGCTGACAAGTTATATTGAAGATAACGAAGTCTACCGTGCATTGGATGCAGGGGTGGACAGTTATATTTTAAAAACAACAAGTGCCAGCGACATTGCAGAAGCAATCAGAAAAACACAGCGCAATGAAGCTGTCTTTGAAGCAGAAGTACTGGTTAAAATGCGTAATCGTATGAATCAGCGTGCAGAATTATATGAGCTGTTAACAGATAGAGAAATGGAAATCTTATTACTTATCGCTAAAGGTTATTCAAACCAAGAAATCGCAAGTGCCTCCCATATTACAATTAAAACGGTTAAGACACATGTAAGTAATATTTTAAGCAAGCTGGAAGTGCAAGACAGAACACAAGCTGTGATTTATGCTTTCCAACATGA